Genomic DNA from Paenibacillus borealis:
TGGAATCCGTGTTCTATGATACAGGACTTCCAGCACCATGAACTCCGCCGATGCCAGCCCGTGGCTCTTCATATCCTTCACCGCCTGATCCATCAAGCTCTTGTAAGCCTTGGATAGAACAACGAATAATTTCAGTGATGCCGCCTGCTCCTGATCGATTGTACTGTCAGTTGCTGTGCCTGCTGCGTTTGTTGTGCCTATTGTCTCCTTATTGCCGCTCATTATGTGCACCTCCTATCGTGTTCGCGTTTATCTTTAAGTTAATTATCTTTAAGTTAAGATAAATATACAGCATGCTGATTTTATTGTCAACTGATTAGGGGAAGATTTTTTAAATACCAGATTGTATATGGTGACTATATAGGAAGTTGTGTGAAAATAACACCAGGCCTGGGCTTAGGATGATTTAATTACAGTTCGACTAAACATCTGTTTCAGAAATTCCTTCAAATCAATCTAGATACAGCTTGAGTTCGCTTAATAAAGACAGGTTACAGCAAGGACTCGGTTTGACCTCACTCCCAAAACGGCGTATCCTTTTGGGTGCGAATATAAGGAAGCAGTTCATTACATATAAAGGAGGCAATACTGGGATGGGTTCAACGGAACTACCAGAATGGGAAGCCCGGGGCCGCGATACAGCGGAAGGGAATTCTGCTGTACTGGGTACAGCAGAGCAGGATTTAGCAGAACACGGTTCAGCCGTGCTGGATGGGGCGGTGCGGGACGCGTCCGGTAATGCTGCCCGGCTTATCCCACCGGGTGCTAATGTGCTGATCGTGACCGCTGTCGCGGCCGAGCGGGATGCCGTCCTGCTCGGCCTGCAGGGCAGCCGCAGGTTCCATGTCATCGCAGCGGGCGCCGGCACCGCTGCGGCTGCGGCGGGAACCGCCGCAGCTCTGGCAGCCGGTTCCTACGGCTGCGTCATCAGCGCCGGGATCGGCGGCGGCTTCCCCGGCCGGGCGCCCGTAGGCTCGCTGGTCGTCGCCAGCGAGATGCTTGACGCGGCCCTCGGCGCCGAGACGCCGGTGGGCTTCCGCAGCGCTGCCGAGCTCGGCTTCGGCAGCGTGTCCGTGCTTGCGCCGGGCGGCACGGTCCAGGCCCTTGCGGCCGCGCTGGCAGCGGCCGGGCTCACGGTAAGCACGGGCACCGTGCTTACCGTGTCGACCGCGACCGGCACCGCCGGGACGGCCGCGGAGCTTGCCGCGCGCCATCCGCAGGCGGCGGCGGAAGCGATGGAAGGCCACGGGGTCGCCGTGGCCGCCCAGGCGCTGGGGATCGCGGCGCTGGAGCTGCGCGCGATCTCGAACCCGGTCGGCCCGCGCGACCGGGCCGCGTGGAAGATCAAAGAAGCCCTGGACGCCCTCACAGCGGCAGCGGCTATTCTACTGGAGGTGCTGTAATGACAACCGAACTTCATATTGCTTTTTCTCCATGCCCCAATGATACCTTCGTATTTCATGCCTGGGCGCACGGGCTGGTGCCGGATGCTCCCAAGCTGGAGGTGACCTTTGCGGATATCGATATTACCAACGGGCTGGCTGCAGACGGCACCGGGCCGGAAGTGCTTAAGATTTCCTACGCCGCCCTTCCCTGGGTGCTGGAAAAGTACAAGCTGCTGCCTTGCGGCGGTGCGCTTGGACGGGGCTGCGGCCCGCTCGTGCTGACGCGCAAAGGCGCAGGCGCCATCAAACATCCGCGCGAGCTGTCCGGCCGCCGCATAGCCGTGCCGAGCGAGCGCTCCACCGCCTACCTGCTCTTCCGGCTGTGGGCCGCACAGCAGGTACCGGACGGCCCGGCCGAGATCGTCGTCATGCCCTTCGATGAGATCATGCCTGCTGTACAGAACGGCTTGATCGATGCCGGACTGGTTATTCATGAAGCACGCTTCACCTACCCTTCCTATAATCTTAACCTGCTGACTGATCTCGGCAGTTGGTGGGAAAGCGACACCGGCCTGCCTATTCCGCTCGGTGCAATTATCGCCCGCCGTGACCTGGATCACGAGGCCATTACCGGCTGGATCCGCAGTTCTTTGCAATATGCATGGGATCATCCGCTGGTCTGCCAGGAATATGTCCTAAGCCATGCCCAGGAGCTCTCCCCGGAAGTAGCCAAATCGCATATTGATCTCTACGTCAACGAGTTCACGATGAATCTGGGCGAGGACGGCTACGCGGCAATCTCTGCCCTGCTGACCCGTGCCGCTGCCGAAGGCCTTGTACCTGCTATTGATCCGGAATTGCTGCGCTAGCTTGGACTATTTATATTAAAAGAACAAACAAAACTCATATGGAGGCTGATTCCTATGATTCCAACAGGCAACAGCAAGGCCAATATTGACCGTTTCCTGGGATACCAGGACGAGTACGACCGTTACCGGCCCGAAGCGCCCCCGCTGGTTATTGAACTGCTGAGCAATTACCTGGGCCGCCGTCCGGCCGTGGTCGCTGATATAGGCTGCGGCACCGGTCTATCTACCTTCCTGTGGAAGGAAGCCGCCGAATCCGTGACCGGGGTGGAACCTAATCCCGATATGCTGAGCAAGGCAAAGGAGAAGCTGAACCGCCTGGAAAATGGCACGGAGGTGCTGTCTTTTGTGCAAGGCTTCTCCAATCAGCTTCCCTTCGCCTCAGAGAGTGTGGACATCATCACCTGCTCACAGTCATTCCATTGGATGGACCCGGACAGCACACTTCAGGAAATCTCCCGCTGCCTGCGTCCGGGTGGAGTGTTCGCGGCCTATGACTGCGATTGGCCTCTGGTACTGCACCCTTCTATTGAAGTCCGATACAATGGGCTGATTGCCACTTCAGACGCCCTGCTTACGGAGCTCCAGCCTGATTCCGATCAGGCCCGCAAATGGGACAAGGAAGGACATCTGGGCCGGATCAAAGCCAGCGGATGCTTCACTTACGCGAGAGAAATTGTTTTTCACAACACAGAAGCCTGCGATGCAGAGCGCTATATCGGATTGGCCCTCAGCCAAGGCGGGATACAGACTGTCCTGAAGCTTAGCCCGGCCTCACTTGAGCAAGAGATTGCTCAGTTCTCGGCAGAGGTTAAGAACTACTTCCGAGGCCGGACATTGCAGGTGCTGATTAGCTACCGGATGCGGGTCGGTGTGAAATAGGAGCTTTATCTTCTGCATTCTGGTCATACTCAAGCTTTTAACCTATACTTAATAACAGCGAGACGAAGAACGTCCCGGTTGCCCCCATTGGGGAAGCCGGGGCGTTTTCTATTTTTCCGGGGAGGTTGGAGCGTAATGATATTTGAAGAAGCGCATTTGAAATTTATCAACGGGCATCTGAGCAGCAGACCTGATGGAGAACGCCGGGCGCGCTTGGAGCGGGGGCTCAGGCATGCCGAGATCCTGTTTCTGAATAAAGTCTGGTGGCCGCTGCGGGGACATTTTGAAGGGCTGCATCCGGAATACGAGGTCATGGACTGGCGGGGAAGATCTTATTACGCAGATTTTGTCTGGCTGCCCGGATACGTAAAGCTGCTTATCGAGATCAAAGGGTATTCTTCCCATGTACGCGACATGGACCGTCAAAAATACTGCAATGAGCTAAACCGCGAAACGTTCCTGTATGCCATGGGCTATCATGTGATTTCATTCGCGTACGATGATGTTGAGCAGCGTCCTGAGCTTTGTATGACCCTGCTGCGAATGGTGCTGGGCAGATATCAGCCTGCTGATGCACCTGTATCCCGTGTGCAGCTTATGGAACAGGAGGTACTCCGGCTGCCATTCAACTCGCCCGGCCCATCCGTCCTCAGGATGTTAAGCAGCATTTCACCGTCGATTACAGAACTGCGGTCCGTACTCTACACAATCTGGCTGACAAAGGCTGGCTCCTTCCCGTCCCCACCAGCAATCAGGAACGGACCGCAAGGTATGAGCTGAGGACCGGTGTGCTGGAATACTTTAATTAGCTTGCCAGGTCAACATTCATGGGTAATCTGCAATCTGCAGCGGGGCCTGTGATCAACTGCTGTAACAGTAAGTGGAAAAAGGTACCTTAATTTATCGATTTCGTAGAATCGTGTGCAAGCAAGTGGAAAAACAGCATCTAATTCGGGTGATTTCAGCTACTTTGGGTGAAATGTAATCATTTAAGTGCTATTTATCCAACTGCTGTATTCGCAGGGTTTATTTGTTCATCAGCAAGTGGAGAAAATCCAACTAATACTGCCTCCTATAGCTTCAGTAGCGGGTGAGGGCCATACGATTCTTCAACAAGTCATGTCCCCCACCTGTGCTCAGGCCCTAGCCTCCGGCTTCGCTCTTCTAGCCCCCCTCCGGCCCTATCCCTCCAGCTTACTTCCCGCCCTCTTTCCGTCCTTATCCTTCCTGCTTCGTCCTTCCCGCCCTCCTTCAGGTCCTAGCTTTCCAGCCTCACCTTACTCCCCTCCCCTTCCAGCCATCCCGCTCCGCAGAAGCTCCCCCTACCCCCCCCCAGCAAAAAAACACCCGCATGCGAAACCTCCGCATGCGGGCACTCAATGACCAACAACCTACTTCTTATTCATCTTAAACTTCAGGAACAGCTCGTTATAATGG
This window encodes:
- a CDS encoding futalosine hydrolase: MLIVTAVAAERDAVLLGLQGSRRFHVIAAGAGTAAAAAGTAAALAAGSYGCVISAGIGGGFPGRAPVGSLVVASEMLDAALGAETPVGFRSAAELGFGSVSVLAPGGTVQALAAALAAAGLTVSTGTVLTVSTATGTAGTAAELAARHPQAAAEAMEGHGVAVAAQALGIAALELRAISNPVGPRDRAAWKIKEALDALTAAAAILLEVL
- a CDS encoding 1,4-dihydroxy-6-naphthoate synthase, which translates into the protein MTTELHIAFSPCPNDTFVFHAWAHGLVPDAPKLEVTFADIDITNGLAADGTGPEVLKISYAALPWVLEKYKLLPCGGALGRGCGPLVLTRKGAGAIKHPRELSGRRIAVPSERSTAYLLFRLWAAQQVPDGPAEIVVMPFDEIMPAVQNGLIDAGLVIHEARFTYPSYNLNLLTDLGSWWESDTGLPIPLGAIIARRDLDHEAITGWIRSSLQYAWDHPLVCQEYVLSHAQELSPEVAKSHIDLYVNEFTMNLGEDGYAAISALLTRAAAEGLVPAIDPELLR
- a CDS encoding class I SAM-dependent methyltransferase — encoded protein: MIPTGNSKANIDRFLGYQDEYDRYRPEAPPLVIELLSNYLGRRPAVVADIGCGTGLSTFLWKEAAESVTGVEPNPDMLSKAKEKLNRLENGTEVLSFVQGFSNQLPFASESVDIITCSQSFHWMDPDSTLQEISRCLRPGGVFAAYDCDWPLVLHPSIEVRYNGLIATSDALLTELQPDSDQARKWDKEGHLGRIKASGCFTYAREIVFHNTEACDAERYIGLALSQGGIQTVLKLSPASLEQEIAQFSAEVKNYFRGRTLQVLISYRMRVGVK
- a CDS encoding endonuclease domain-containing protein, which gives rise to MIFEEAHLKFINGHLSSRPDGERRARLERGLRHAEILFLNKVWWPLRGHFEGLHPEYEVMDWRGRSYYADFVWLPGYVKLLIEIKGYSSHVRDMDRQKYCNELNRETFLYAMGYHVISFAYDDVEQRPELCMTLLRMVLGRYQPADAPVSRVQLMEQEVLRLPFNSPGPSVLRMLSSISPSITELRSVLYTIWLTKAGSFPSPPAIRNGPQGMS